In one window of Mercurialis annua linkage group LG4, ddMerAnnu1.2, whole genome shotgun sequence DNA:
- the LOC126678541 gene encoding F-box protein CPR1-like, which produces MKNLRRIAAELPIDVVSCILSHLPVKSVLRFKCVSKSWYSLISDPHFKRLHLLHSHKSANLVLVLKMHIRKVLSEQLHLLYYYGFCDATFFDDIISGDSSQIELPFRRPLHLCDGMILCSCDGLLLTRNQYNNFGHLTLWNPSTRERRELPPLQCDYPSKSAALGYDSSTDDYKVLFVPLNGNRLKDVMILSLKTNCWREVKDFKCYRLENGVSLNGSLAFLQHSVVRYLSAKIVCFSLANESTTEMEHPRNCHNYGRLNLGVLQGCLCLTETAFSNCSMMTVWLMKEFGVTSSWTKLITIPNMSRYPTLISSILLPLDHMNETVFLIHNNFGFSSYILIINNFEAEDYRFVKIAELQEDELLTGLAYIRTLTSPN; this is translated from the coding sequence ATGAAGAATCTCCGAAGAATAGCAGCAGAGTTGCCCATAGATGTTGTTTCTTGTATATTGTCGCATCTCCCCGTCAAGTCGGTCTTACGTTTTAAGTGTGTCTCAAAATCATGGTACTCTCTAATCTCTGATCCGCACTTCAAAAGATTACATCTCCTTCATTCACACAAATCTGCAAATCTGGTACTAGTTCTCAAAATGCATATCAGAAAAGTCCTATCTGAACAATTACATCTCCTTTACTATTACGGTTTCTGTGATGCAACCTTTTTTGATGATATAATTTCAGGAGATTCTTCGCAAATCGAATTGCCCTTCAGACGTCCCCTACATTTATGCGACGGGATGATTTTGTGTTCCTGTGATGGCCTGCTACTTACGAGAAATCAGTATAATAATTTTGGCCACTTAACATTATGGAACCCTTCTACTAGAGAGCGTCGTGAATTGCCGCCCCTTCAATGTGATTATCCATCCAAAAGTGCTGCCTTGGGATATGATTCATCAACCGACGACTACAAGGTGCTGTTTGTACCTCTAAATGGGAACCGATTAAAAGACGTTATGATTCTTTCTCTGAAAACAAATTGTTGGCGGGAGGTTAAAGATTTTAAATGTTACCGCCTAGAGAATGGCGTAAGTTTAAACGGATCTCTGGCGTTTTTGCAACATTCTGTGGTAAGATATTTGTCGGCCAAGATTGTTTGTTTTTCCTTAGCAAACGAGAGCACCACAGAGATGGAACATCCTAGGAATTGCCATAATTATGGACGTCTGAATTTGGGTGTTTTGCAAGGATGCCTTTGTTTAACAGAGACCGCCTTTTCGAATTGTTCAATGATGACGGTCTGGTTAATGAAAGAATTTGGAGTGACGAGCTCGTGGACCAAGCTCATTACCATACCAAACATGTCTCGTTATCCAACTTTGATTTCTTCAATTCTATTACCCCTTGATCATATGAACGAAACAGTTTTCCTAATTCATAACAATTTCGGCTTTTCTTCTTAcattttgattataaataatttcgAGGCAGAAGACTACAGATTTGTTAAGATTGCCGAACTCCAAGAGGATGAGTTGCTGACAGGACTTGCATATATTAGGACTTTAACTTCACCAAATTGA
- the LOC126679026 gene encoding aconitate hydratase 1 translates to MANENPFKSILKKLEKADGGEFGKYYSLPALNDPRIDRLPFSIRILLESAIRNCDEFQVKSNDVEKIIDWENSSPKQVEIPFKPARVLLQDFTGVPAVVDLACMRDAMNNLGGDSNKINPLVPVDLVIDHSVQVDVARSENAVQANMEFEFQRNKERFAFLKWGSNAFHNMLVVPPGSGIVHQVNLEYLGRVVFNTNGVLYPDSVVGTDSHTTMIDGLGVAGWGVGGIEAEAAMLGQPMSMVLPGVVGFKLSGKLRDGITATDLVLTVTQILRKHGVVGKFVEFYGEGMSELSLADRATIANMSPEYGATMGFFPVDNVTLQYLKLTGRSDETVSMIESYLRANKMFVDYSEPQAERVYSSYLELNLEDVEPCIAGPKRPHDRVPLKEMKADWHSCLDSRVGFKGFAIPKESQSKVAEFDFHGTPAQLRHGDVVIAAITSCTNTSNPSVMLGAALVAKKACELGLQVKPWVKTSLAPGSGVVTKYLEKSGLQKFLNQLGFHIVGYGCTTCIGNSGDIDEAVASAITENDLVASAVLSGNRNFEGRVHPLTRANYLASPPLVVAYALAGTVNIDFETEPIGLGKDGKKIYFRDIWPSNEEVANVVQSNVLPDMFKATYEAITKGNPMWNNLSVPSGTLYSWDPKSTYIHDPPYFKTMTMSPPGPHGVKNAYCLLNFGDSITTDHISPAGSIHKDSPAARYLMERGVDRRDFNSYGSRRGNDEIMARGTFANIRIVNKLLGGEVGPKTVHIPSGEKLSVYDAAMRYKREGHAMVILAGAEYGSGSSRDWAAKGPMLLGVKAVISKSFERIHRSNLVGMGILPLCYKTGEDAETLGLTGHERYSIDLPSSVSEIRPGQDVTVTTDNGKSFTCILRFDTEVELAYFDHGGILPFVIRNLIHAKH, encoded by the exons ATGG CGAATGAGAATCCATTTAAAAGCATACTGAAAAAGCTTGAAAAAGCTGACGGTGGTGAATTTGGCAAGTATTACAGCTTGCCTGCTCTTAATGATCCAAGAATCG ATAGGCTACCGTTTTCAATTAGGATTCTTTTAGAGTCGGCTATTCGAAACTGTGATGAGTTTCAGGTTAAGAGTAATGATGTTGAGAAGATTATTGATTGGGAGAATTCTTCTCCTAAACAAGTTGAAATTCCTTTCAAACCTGCCAGAGTACTTCTTCAG GATTTTACTGGTGTTCCTGCTGTCGTTGATCTTGCTTGCATGCGAGATGCCATGAACAATTTAGGAGGTGATTCGAATAAAATTAATCCATTG GTTCCTGTTGATCTTGTTATTGATCACTCAGTTCAGGTTGATGTGGCGAGATCAGAAAATGCAGTACAGGCAAATATGGAATTTGAGTTTCAAAGGAACAAAGAAAGATTTGCTTTTCTCAAGTGGGGCTCAAATGCATTTCATAACATGCTTGTTGTTCCTCCTGGATCGGGGATAGTCCATCAG GTCAATTTGGAATACCTCGGGAGAGTTGTATTCAACACAAATGGCGTGCTCTATCCAGATAGTGTAGTTGGAACTGATTCACACACAACTATGATTGATGGATTGGGTGTTGCTGGTTGGGGAGTCGGTGGGATAGAAGCAGAAGCTGCAATGCTTGGCCAG CCCATGAGCATGGTCTTGCCTGGTGTTGTTGGGTTTAAGTTGTCAGGAAAACTGAGAGATGGAATTACAGCTACTGATTTGGTTTTGACAGTAACACAAATACTGAGAAAGCATGGGGTTGTTGGCAAGTTCGTGGAGTTTTATG GTGAAGGTATGAGTGAACTGTCATTAGCCGACCGTGCTACTATTGCCAACATGTCACCGGAGTACGGTGCAACCATGGGTTTCTTTCCTGTTGATAATGTTACACTTCAGTATCTCAAACTGACCGGCAGAAGTGATGAAACT GTCTCCATGATAGAATCTTATTTAAGGGCTAACAAGATGTTTGTGGATTACAGTGAG CCCCAGGCTGAGAGAGTTTACTCCTCATATCTAGAGTTGAATCTTGAGGATGTGGAGCCCTGCATAGCAGGACCCAAAAG GCCTCATGACCGAGTTCCTCTAAAAGAAATGAAAGCAGATTGGCATTCATGCTTGGACAGTAGGGTCGGATTTAAG GGATTTGCTATACCAAAGGAATCTCAGAGCAAAGTAGCAGAGTTCGATTTCCATGGGACCCCTGCACAACTCAGACACGGTGATGTTGTTATAGCTGCTATTACTAGTTGCACAAATACATCAAACCCAAGTGTAATGCTTGGAGCTGCTTTGGTTGCAAAGAAAGCTTGTGAACTAGGATTGCAG GTCAAACCATGGGTTAAAACAAGTCTTGCTCCAGGCTCAGGGGTTGTTACCAAATACTTGGAAAAGAG TGGCTTGCAGAAGTTTTTGAATCAGTTGGGTTTTCATATAGTTGGTTATGGATGCACCACCTGCATTGGTAATTCAGGTGATATTGATGAAGCAGTGGCATCAGCTATTACTGAAAACG ATCTAGTGGCATCTGCTGTATTGTCTGGGAATCGGAATTTTGAGGGTCGAGTACATCCTTTAACAAGAGCTAATTATCTTGCCTCTCCTCCACTTGTGGTTGCCTATGCGCTTGCTGGAACG GTTAACATTGATTTTGAAACAGAACCAATTGGATTGGGAAAAGATGGGAAGAAAATATATTTCAGGGATATTTGGCCATCTAATGAAGAAGTTGCAAAT GTTGTCCAATCAAATGTGCTCCCAGACATGTTCAAGGCTACCTATGAAGCAATCACAAAAGGAAACCCCATGTGGAACAATTTATCTGTACCTTCTGGCACTCTCTACTCATGGGATCCAAAATCAACATACATACACGATCCGCCATATTTCAAAACCATGACCATGTCACCCCCTGGACCACATGGCGTCAAGAATGCCTACTGCTTGCTCAATTTTGGGGATAGTATTACAACTGATCACATTTCACCAGCTGGTAGTATCCACAAAGACAGTCCTGCTGCTAGATATCTCATGGAACGTGGTGTTGACAGAAGGGATTTTAACTCTTATGGAAGTCGCCGTGGTAATGATGAGATTATGGCAAGAGGCACCTTTGCCAACATTCGTATTGTCAACAAACTATTGGGAGGAGAAGTTGGACCCAAGACAGTTCATATCCCAAGTGGAGAGAAGCTCTCTGTTTATGATGCAGCAATG AGGTACAAGAGAGAAGGGCATGCTATGGTTATCTTGGCCGGTGCTGAGTATGGGAGTGGAAGTTCTCGTGATTGGGCTGCCAAGGGTCCAATGTTATTG GGTGTAAAAGCGGTGATATCTAAGAGCTTTGAGCGAATTCATCGCAGTAATTTGGTTGGCATGGGTATTTTACCATTGTGTTATAAGACTGGTGAGGAtgctgaaacacttggattgacTGGTCATGAGCGCTACAGCATCGATCTTCCAAGCAGTGTTAGTGAAATTAGACCCGGTCAAGATGTCACAGTAACAACAGACAACGGCAAGTCTTTCACATGTATTTTGCGTTTCGATACAGAG GTGGAACTGGCATATTTCGATCATGGAGGCATTTTGCCATTTGTCATTAGGAACCTCATTCACGCCAAACACTGA
- the LOC126679034 gene encoding uncharacterized protein LOC126679034, whose protein sequence is METKKGNKKKKRSIPPPPLPRFWTQTAGIESVTKQEIANYWMKKHVEEEDHLLAAVKAAARIRARNLTEEYYKQFEVSLKDDDEHNATILDKDKKKNEIRIGIKDWWTKSKYAYLNQPAMDSPNKRSFNYVSHCFSFNPNPLYPTSLGVF, encoded by the exons atggaaaccaAGAAAggaaacaagaaaaagaaaaggtcGATTCCCCCTCCACCGCTTCCAAGATTCTGGACTCAGACGGCTGGCATAGAAAGCGTGACAAAGCAAGAGATTGCCAATTATTGGATGAAAAAACATGTTGAGGAAGAGGATCACCTCCTTGCTGCTGTCAAGGCAGCTGCACGTATCAGAGCTCGCAATCTCACT GAAGAATACTATAAGCAATTTGAAGTTTCCTTGAAGGATGATGACGAACACAATGCTACTATACTCGATAAAGATAAGAAGAAGAATGAAATACGCATTGGCATAAAGGATTG GTGGACAAAGAGCAAGTATGCGTACTTGAACCAGCCAGCAATGGATTCACCCAATAAAAGAAGTTTCAATTATGTTTCTCATTGTTTCTCATTTAACCCCAATCCCCTTTATCCTACTTCCCTTGGAGTCTTTTGA
- the LOC126679030 gene encoding probable prolyl 4-hydroxylase 10, giving the protein MAKARYSRLPGRKSSSSSTMILTMLLTFTFVILILLALGILSIPGTNSSSRKANDLSSIVHTSHLSSDGDYDDDGGKGERWAEVISWEPRAFVYHNFLTKEECEYLINLAKPNMQKSTVVDNETGKSKDSRVRTSSGTFLQRGRDKKIREIEQRIADFAFIPVEHGEGLQVLHYEIGQKYEPHFDYFSDEFNTRNGGQRIATVLMYLSDVEEGGETVFPAAKGNFSAVPWWNELSECGKKGLSVKPKMGDALLFWSMNPDASLDPSSLHGGCAVIKGNKWSATKWMRVNEYKI; this is encoded by the exons ATGGCAAAAGCGAGATATTCGCGGTTACCGGGGAGAAAATCATCATCATCGTCAACGATGATACTGACAATGCTCTTAACCTTCACATTCGTGATATTAATTCTGTTAGCTCTCGGAATTCTTTCGATTCCCGGAACCAATTCTTCTTCACGTAAAGCTAACGATCTTAGCTCTATTGTTCATACTTCACACCTCAG TTCTGATGGAGACTATGATGATGATGGTGGCAAAGGAGAGAGATGGGCTGAAGTCATCTCTTGGGAGCCTAGAGCTTTTGTTTATCATAATTTCTTG ACCAAAGAGGAATGCGAGTACCTGATAAATCTTGCCAAGCCTAATATGCAAAAGTCTACTGTTGTTGATAATGAAACTGGAAAAAGTAAAGACAGCAG AGTGCGAACAAGCTCTGGCACTTTCCTTCAAAGAGGTCGTGACAAAAAGATCAGGGAAATTGAGCAAAGGATTGCTGATTTCGCCTTCATACCTGTAG AGCATGGGGAAGGACTTCAGGTTCTTCATTACGAAATTGGGCAAAAATATGAGCCTCATTTTGACTACTTCAGTGATGAGTTCAATACGAGGAATGGGGGTCAACGCATAGCTACTGTTCTTATGTATCT CTCAGATGTTGAAGAAGGGGGTGAGACTGTCTTTCCTGCTGCCAAAGGGAATTTTAGTGCAGTTCCATGGTGGAACGAGTTGTCTGAATGTGGAAAAAAGGGACTTTCTGTTAAACCAAAAATGGGTGATGCGTTGCTTTTCTGGAGCATGAATCCTGATGCCTCTCTCGACCCTTCAAGTTTGCACG gTGGTTGTGCTGTGATTAAAGGGAACAAGTGGTCGGCTACCAAGTGGATGCGTGTGAATGAGTACAAAATCTGA